The following proteins come from a genomic window of Nocardiopsis sp. YSL2:
- a CDS encoding DUF3830 family protein, protein MTITLPKRGVSCVAELLDKDAPRTCEAVWNALPQGDAVQHAKYARNEVYTMVPRFAETEPGQENPTVTPIPGDIVYFSFDGGMLDRGFKEDKGIGHLPGVIDLALFYGRNNLLLNGDVGWVPGNVFATVVENLPAMAEACNDVWRSGSVGERLLYERLVR, encoded by the coding sequence ATGACCATCACGCTGCCCAAACGCGGGGTGTCCTGCGTGGCCGAGCTCCTGGACAAGGACGCCCCGCGCACCTGTGAGGCGGTGTGGAACGCACTGCCCCAGGGGGACGCCGTGCAGCACGCCAAGTACGCGCGCAACGAGGTCTACACGATGGTGCCGCGGTTCGCCGAGACCGAACCGGGCCAGGAGAACCCCACCGTCACCCCCATCCCCGGCGACATCGTGTACTTCTCCTTCGACGGAGGCATGCTCGACCGGGGGTTCAAGGAGGACAAGGGGATCGGCCACCTTCCCGGGGTCATCGATCTCGCCCTGTTCTACGGGCGCAACAACCTGCTGCTCAACGGCGATGTCGGCTGGGTCCCCGGCAACGTGTTCGCCACCGTCGTCGAGAACCTGCCCGCCATGGCCGAGGCCTGCAACGACGTCTGGCGCTCCGGCAGTGTCGGCGAGCGCCTCCTGTACGAGCGGCTGGTCCGCTGA
- a CDS encoding maleate cis-trans isomerase, translating to MTRVGFLYPGFSAEDDYKVFESVLDGVELSVVHTLMREDAHRVDALLDVGSGDVLAEGAGKLAGMEVDAAVWACTSGSFVFGWEGAREQVRGVREAAGAPASSTSFAFVHALSQLRLSRVAIAATYPDDVAQRFVEFLSAAGVSVLSLASHGIATAAEVGRLDPDEAVDFVITNDHPRAEAVLVPDTALHSADLIEPLEALLGKPVLTANQVSVWEGLRLAGETGPRSGPGALFRAGSAAVTSALAAG from the coding sequence ATGACCCGCGTCGGATTCCTCTATCCCGGCTTCAGCGCCGAGGACGACTACAAGGTGTTCGAGTCGGTGCTCGACGGCGTCGAGCTCTCCGTCGTGCACACGCTCATGCGCGAGGACGCCCACCGGGTGGACGCCCTGCTCGACGTGGGCAGCGGGGACGTGCTCGCCGAGGGCGCCGGCAAGCTCGCCGGGATGGAGGTCGACGCGGCGGTCTGGGCGTGCACCAGCGGCAGCTTCGTGTTCGGCTGGGAGGGCGCCCGCGAGCAGGTCCGCGGAGTGCGCGAGGCCGCGGGCGCGCCGGCGTCGAGCACGTCGTTCGCGTTCGTGCACGCCCTGAGCCAGCTGCGGCTCTCGCGCGTGGCGATCGCGGCCACCTACCCCGACGACGTCGCGCAGCGCTTCGTCGAGTTCCTGTCCGCGGCCGGGGTGAGCGTGCTGTCCCTGGCCAGCCACGGCATCGCCACCGCGGCCGAGGTCGGGCGCCTGGACCCGGACGAGGCCGTGGACTTCGTCATCACCAACGACCACCCCCGGGCGGAGGCCGTCCTGGTCCCGGACACCGCCCTGCACAGCGCGGACCTCATCGAACCCCTGGAGGCTCTGCTGGGCAAGCCGGTTCTCACCGCGAACCAGGTGAGCGTGTGGGAGGGGCTGCGGCTGGCGGGCGAGACCGGACCCCGGAGCGGACCGGGGGCGCTCTTCCGCGCGGGGTCGGCGGCGGTCACCAGCGCGCTGGCCGCCGGTTAG
- a CDS encoding TetR/AcrR family transcriptional regulator produces MPKRGPAEHRVTLSRQRVIEAGVRLADAQGAEALSMRRLGRELGVEAMALYNHVDNKDDLLDGMIEWAADEIELPEDSTDWRRFTRRRAVSAHAVLMRHTWLPALWTSRITLGPVRMRYMDHALRSLREAGFPPDLLDRGYHAIEDHIVGHAMRAIGFALDDEQMRQLGEPMLRSSPLAEFPDLVAHIRHHLEQPSHGEGFEFGLDLILDGLERLRDGS; encoded by the coding sequence GTGCCGAAGCGGGGTCCCGCCGAACACCGCGTCACGCTGAGCCGTCAGCGGGTGATCGAAGCCGGCGTCCGCCTGGCGGACGCGCAAGGTGCCGAAGCGCTGTCGATGCGTCGGCTCGGGCGAGAACTCGGGGTGGAAGCGATGGCGCTCTACAACCACGTCGACAACAAGGACGACCTGTTGGACGGCATGATCGAGTGGGCCGCCGACGAGATCGAGCTACCCGAGGACAGCACCGACTGGCGGCGGTTCACGCGGCGGCGCGCTGTCTCGGCGCATGCCGTGCTGATGCGCCACACGTGGCTGCCCGCGCTGTGGACCTCGCGCATCACTCTGGGCCCCGTACGGATGCGCTACATGGACCACGCCCTGCGGAGCCTGCGCGAAGCCGGGTTTCCGCCCGACCTCCTCGACCGCGGCTACCACGCCATCGAGGACCACATCGTCGGCCACGCGATGCGGGCGATCGGGTTTGCGCTCGACGACGAACAGATGCGGCAACTGGGCGAACCGATGCTGCGGTCGTCGCCGCTCGCGGAGTTCCCCGACCTTGTGGCCCACATCCGCCACCACCTGGAGCAGCCATCCCACGGTGAGGGGTTCGAGTTCGGGCTCGACCTGATCCTCGACGGCCTCGAGCGGTTGCGGGACGGCTCCTGA
- a CDS encoding GntR family transcriptional regulator — MSAPGQLRPVPRRSTAELIADQLREAIMYGSLAPGDQLGEAELAGQLGVSRGPLREAMQRLAQEGLLRSERHRGLFVRELTPDDVRDIYVARLAVERTACELIMRGNRGEALARLTPALDALAEAAAGRDRTAMSNADQSFHRTLVSCAGNRRLERMAQTLLVETRMCLSVMQEVYPEPEEILEEHRRLLDAIVEGDEERLLALIESHMVDTVARINAEPGAGSAHGPEPEADTGA; from the coding sequence ATGTCCGCCCCAGGTCAGCTGAGACCCGTGCCCCGGCGGTCGACCGCCGAACTCATCGCCGACCAGTTGCGCGAGGCGATCATGTACGGCTCGCTGGCCCCGGGCGACCAGCTCGGTGAGGCCGAACTGGCCGGACAGCTGGGAGTGAGCCGCGGTCCGCTCCGCGAGGCGATGCAGCGCCTGGCGCAGGAAGGGCTGCTGCGCAGTGAGCGGCACAGGGGCCTGTTCGTGCGCGAGCTCACCCCCGACGACGTCCGGGACATCTACGTGGCGCGCCTCGCGGTGGAGCGGACGGCGTGCGAGCTGATCATGCGGGGCAACCGGGGCGAGGCTCTGGCGAGGCTCACCCCGGCCCTGGACGCGCTCGCCGAGGCCGCCGCCGGCCGCGACCGGACCGCGATGAGCAACGCCGACCAGTCCTTCCACCGCACGCTCGTCAGCTGCGCGGGCAACCGGAGGCTGGAGCGGATGGCGCAGACGCTGCTCGTGGAGACCCGCATGTGCCTGTCGGTGATGCAGGAGGTCTACCCGGAGCCGGAGGAGATCCTGGAGGAGCACCGGCGCCTGCTCGACGCCATCGTCGAGGGCGACGAGGAACGGCTGCTGGCGCTCATCGAGTCGCACATGGTGGACACGGTCGCGCGGATCAACGCCGAACCCGGAGCCGGATCCGCGCACGGGCCGGAGCCCGAGGCCGACACGGGCGCCTGA
- a CDS encoding aspartate aminotransferase family protein, translating to MAELSPALKQATPVVAARGEGVHIYDEDGRRYLDFTAGIGVTSTGHCHPRVVAAAQEQVATLIHGQYTTVMHRPLLRLTERLGEVLPEGVDRLFYVNSGSEAVEAALRLARQATGRQNAVVFQGSFHGRTMGAASLTTSGVKIRAGIGPLAPGVVVSPFPYAYRLGLSEAEAVEYALKELDYQFATVTSPKDTAAVFIEPVLGEGGYVPVPDAFLQGLRERADQHGFLLVMDEVQTGFGRTGTFWGHEPSGVRPDIVITAKGLASGFPLSAIAAPNAIMEKAWPGSQGGTYGGNAVSCAAALATLDVIQEEGLVENAARQGERLREGLEKVAGANPVIGDVRGRGLMLGNEFTAADGSPDGATALRAQQAAAENGLLLLTCGPAGNVVRMIPPLVVTGDQVDTAVSLWAASVEEATA from the coding sequence ATGGCGGAGCTCTCCCCGGCCCTGAAGCAGGCGACCCCGGTGGTGGCCGCACGGGGCGAGGGTGTCCACATCTACGACGAGGACGGTCGCCGCTATCTCGACTTCACCGCCGGCATCGGCGTCACCAGCACGGGGCACTGCCACCCCCGGGTCGTGGCCGCCGCCCAGGAGCAGGTGGCGACGCTGATCCACGGCCAGTACACCACCGTGATGCACCGGCCCCTGCTGCGACTCACCGAGCGTCTGGGCGAGGTCCTGCCCGAGGGCGTCGACCGGCTGTTCTACGTGAACTCCGGCAGTGAGGCCGTCGAGGCGGCCCTGCGCCTGGCCCGCCAGGCCACGGGGCGGCAGAACGCGGTGGTCTTCCAGGGTTCCTTCCACGGGCGCACCATGGGAGCGGCGTCGCTGACGACCTCCGGTGTGAAGATCCGCGCGGGGATCGGCCCGCTCGCCCCGGGTGTGGTGGTCTCCCCCTTCCCGTACGCCTACCGCCTGGGGCTGTCCGAGGCCGAGGCCGTCGAGTACGCGCTCAAGGAGCTGGACTACCAGTTCGCGACCGTGACCTCACCGAAGGACACCGCCGCCGTGTTCATCGAGCCCGTGCTCGGCGAGGGCGGCTACGTCCCGGTGCCGGACGCCTTCCTCCAGGGCCTGCGCGAGCGCGCGGACCAGCACGGCTTCCTCCTCGTCATGGACGAGGTGCAGACGGGCTTCGGCCGGACGGGCACGTTCTGGGGCCACGAGCCCTCGGGGGTCCGCCCGGACATCGTCATCACCGCCAAGGGCCTCGCCAGCGGGTTCCCCCTCTCCGCGATCGCCGCCCCGAACGCGATCATGGAGAAGGCCTGGCCGGGCTCCCAGGGCGGCACCTACGGCGGCAACGCGGTCTCCTGCGCGGCCGCCCTGGCCACCCTGGACGTCATCCAGGAGGAGGGGCTGGTGGAGAACGCGGCCCGGCAGGGCGAGCGGCTGCGCGAGGGCCTGGAGAAGGTCGCGGGCGCCAACCCGGTCATCGGCGACGTGCGCGGACGCGGACTGATGCTGGGCAACGAGTTCACCGCCGCCGACGGCTCCCCCGACGGGGCCACCGCTCTGCGCGCCCAGCAGGCCGCCGCCGAGAACGGCCTGCTGCTGCTCACGTGCGGCCCGGCGGGCAACGTGGTCCGGATGATCCCGCCGCTGGTCGTCACCGGCGACCAGGTGGACACCGCCGTCTCCCTGTGGGCCGCCTCGGTGGAGGAGGCCACCGCCTGA
- a CDS encoding Asp/Glu racemase codes for MRTDGDGRVVEDSGTDHEVVELAAATRTPWQSGVGVIAPYDFALDRELWRWTPDDISLHVTRLPYVHVPVTVDQAAALSQEGNVAPAVRALLAPEPLSIGYMCASGSFVHGAEGERRLHRTMTDAGAPAAVTTSGALIQALNALEVDRIAVVTPYVDSVTDRLLDYLGEHRINVSSSVGLGLLSHIWKVDYAEVSRAVHSVDHADAQAVYISCTNVQTYDIIAPLERELGKPVIAANQVTMWAVLRAAGRHAVARGQSLLNATTPTTLV; via the coding sequence ATGCGAACTGACGGAGACGGCAGGGTCGTCGAGGACTCCGGAACGGACCACGAGGTCGTCGAGCTGGCGGCCGCGACGCGGACGCCGTGGCAGTCGGGGGTCGGCGTGATCGCGCCCTACGACTTCGCGCTCGACCGCGAGCTGTGGCGGTGGACGCCCGACGACATCTCGCTGCACGTGACGAGGCTGCCCTACGTGCACGTTCCCGTGACCGTCGACCAGGCCGCCGCGCTGAGCCAGGAGGGGAACGTCGCCCCCGCGGTCCGCGCGCTGCTCGCCCCCGAACCGCTGTCCATCGGGTACATGTGCGCCTCCGGCAGCTTCGTGCACGGGGCCGAGGGCGAGCGCCGGCTGCACCGGACGATGACGGACGCCGGAGCGCCCGCCGCGGTCACCACGTCGGGCGCGCTCATCCAGGCGCTGAACGCCCTGGAGGTCGACCGCATCGCCGTCGTCACGCCCTACGTCGACAGCGTGACCGACCGCCTTCTCGACTACCTGGGCGAACACCGCATCAACGTGTCCTCCAGCGTGGGGCTGGGCCTGCTCAGCCACATCTGGAAGGTCGACTACGCGGAGGTCTCCCGGGCGGTGCACTCGGTGGACCACGCGGACGCCCAGGCCGTGTACATCAGCTGCACCAACGTGCAGACCTACGACATCATCGCGCCGCTGGAGCGGGAACTCGGCAAGCCGGTGATCGCCGCCAACCAGGTGACCATGTGGGCGGTCCTCAGGGCGGCGGGCCGGCACGCGGTCGCGCGCGGCCAGAGCCTGCTCAACGCGACGACCCCGACCACCTTGGTGTGA
- a CDS encoding CBS domain-containing protein produces the protein MNETVGDLMTEHVFAAREDTGYKGLAAFMRRKHVNALPVVDVRNRVLGVVSTADLLTKLADPDPEEGYMAEPLRERLDRIKSSAAVARDLMTAPAVTVTADAQPRETAALMRHRRVKRLPVVDGDGRLIGIVSRSDLLRVYEVTDDELQRTVDREIVHGRLGLADVETAVRRGVVTLTGNVPHRSDIPRLAHAVRAVEGVVRVDCPLSYDHDDLAVLGPAV, from the coding sequence ATGAACGAGACCGTAGGCGACCTGATGACCGAACACGTCTTCGCCGCACGGGAGGACACCGGGTACAAGGGCCTCGCCGCCTTCATGCGTCGCAAGCATGTCAACGCACTGCCCGTGGTGGACGTCCGGAACCGGGTGCTCGGTGTCGTCTCGACGGCCGACCTCCTCACCAAACTCGCCGATCCCGATCCCGAGGAAGGCTACATGGCCGAGCCCCTCCGCGAACGGCTCGACCGGATCAAGAGCAGCGCGGCCGTGGCCCGGGACCTGATGACGGCTCCGGCCGTCACCGTCACCGCCGACGCGCAGCCCCGCGAAACAGCGGCCCTCATGCGTCACCGCAGGGTCAAGCGCCTGCCCGTGGTCGACGGTGACGGCCGCCTCATCGGAATCGTGAGCCGATCCGACCTGCTGCGGGTGTACGAGGTGACCGACGACGAGCTCCAGCGGACGGTGGACCGCGAGATCGTGCACGGAAGGCTCGGGCTGGCCGATGTCGAGACCGCGGTCCGCCGAGGCGTGGTCACCCTGACCGGCAACGTGCCCCACCGGTCCGACATCCCCCGGCTGGCGCACGCCGTGCGGGCCGTCGAGGGAGTGGTGCGCGTCGACTGCCCTCTGTCCTACGACCACGACGATCTGGCGGTCCTGGGGCCGGCGGTGTGA
- a CDS encoding NAD-dependent succinate-semialdehyde dehydrogenase: MSDREARVVAQVDKKLFVGGAWTDAASGAVLAVEDPSTRETLCEVSDAGKEDALVALDAAQRAQPGWAKVAPRERGEILHRGYQLLMERQEDLAVLMTLEMGKPLAEARGEIAYAAEFLRWFSEEAVRIEGGFSTSPDGKSRFLIMRQPVGPCMLITPWNFPMAMGTRKIGPAIAAGCTMILKPAHQTPLCALALAGILSEAGLPEGVLSVLPTTDPGGITEPLLSDGRIRKLSFTGSTAVGRKLLEQSAGQVLRTSMELGGNAPFLVFDDADLDAAIEGAMLAKMRNIGEACTAANRIYAQAGIADEFARRLSERMGALRMGRGLDDGVNVGPLIDDKARNKVQGLVDDAVNRGARVLVGGGPGEGAGHFYQPTVLADVPFAAELSTTEIFGPVAPVLTFDTEEEALRVANDTEFGLVSYLYTSDLNRALRVSEALETGMVGLNQGVVSNPAAPFGGVKHSGLGREGGRVGIDEFLDTKYVGIGGI; encoded by the coding sequence ATGTCGGATCGGGAAGCACGCGTCGTCGCGCAGGTGGACAAGAAGCTCTTCGTGGGAGGCGCCTGGACCGACGCCGCTTCGGGGGCCGTCCTCGCCGTCGAGGACCCCTCCACGCGCGAGACCCTCTGCGAGGTGTCCGACGCGGGCAAGGAGGACGCCCTCGTCGCTCTGGACGCCGCGCAGCGGGCCCAGCCCGGCTGGGCGAAGGTCGCCCCCCGCGAACGGGGCGAGATCCTCCACAGGGGCTACCAGCTGCTCATGGAACGCCAGGAGGACCTGGCCGTCCTGATGACCCTGGAGATGGGCAAGCCCCTCGCCGAGGCCCGTGGCGAGATCGCCTACGCCGCCGAGTTCCTCCGCTGGTTCTCCGAGGAGGCCGTCCGTATCGAGGGGGGCTTCTCCACCTCGCCCGACGGCAAGTCGCGCTTCCTCATCATGCGCCAGCCGGTCGGCCCCTGCATGCTCATCACCCCCTGGAACTTCCCCATGGCGATGGGCACCCGCAAGATCGGCCCCGCCATCGCCGCGGGCTGCACCATGATCCTCAAACCGGCCCACCAGACGCCCCTGTGCGCCCTGGCGCTGGCCGGGATCCTCTCCGAGGCGGGGCTGCCCGAGGGCGTCCTCAGCGTCCTGCCCACCACGGACCCCGGCGGCATCACCGAACCCCTGCTCAGCGACGGCCGGATCCGCAAGCTCTCCTTCACCGGATCCACCGCCGTGGGCCGCAAACTCCTCGAACAGAGCGCCGGGCAGGTCCTGCGCACCTCCATGGAGCTCGGCGGGAACGCGCCGTTCCTCGTCTTCGACGACGCCGACCTCGACGCCGCCATCGAGGGTGCGATGCTGGCCAAGATGCGCAACATCGGCGAGGCCTGCACCGCGGCCAACCGCATCTACGCCCAGGCGGGGATCGCCGACGAGTTCGCGCGCCGGCTCAGCGAACGCATGGGCGCGCTGCGCATGGGCCGCGGCCTGGACGACGGGGTCAACGTGGGCCCGCTCATCGACGACAAGGCGCGCAACAAGGTCCAGGGCCTGGTCGACGACGCGGTCAACCGCGGCGCGCGCGTCCTGGTCGGGGGCGGCCCGGGTGAGGGCGCCGGGCACTTCTACCAGCCCACCGTGCTCGCCGACGTGCCCTTCGCCGCGGAGCTGTCCACCACCGAGATCTTCGGCCCGGTGGCCCCCGTGCTCACCTTCGACACCGAGGAGGAGGCGCTCCGCGTCGCCAACGACACCGAGTTCGGCCTGGTCAGCTACCTCTACACCAGCGACCTCAACCGCGCCCTGCGGGTCAGCGAGGCCCTGGAGACCGGCATGGTCGGCCTGAACCAGGGCGTCGTGTCCAACCCCGCGGCCCCCTTCGGCGGGGTGAAGCACTCCGGCCTGGGCCGCGAGGGCGGCCGCGTGGGCATCGACGAGTTCCTCGACACCAAGTACGTGGGCATCGGCGGCATCTGA
- a CDS encoding glycoside hydrolase family 16 protein, which translates to MTDRTLLPGGAPLAVRTGGVALACAAALPLTSCATGSPAEVETVAGPASASCGLFFDDFDYGGPTDPALGEQGWNVRSRAGGPGVPGASWDVDNVSFTDEDGDSLLRLSSTTDGTPAGTSQAGLAFGEEKFHEGTYAAKVRFADTPASGQDGDTVLQTFYTITPLAFDNDPAYSELDVEYLPNSGWGAPAEAVYLTSHHTYQREPWEADNTSDVVDRSFEGWRDLVIQVDGGVVRYYVDTRLLAEHSGKYYPSSPMSINFNQWFIDMSGHTGGPSTYVQDVDWVYHQQGESVAPEEVDRRVGEQRDAGVSRVDGVELGGTC; encoded by the coding sequence ATGACCGATCGAACTCTGCTCCCGGGCGGAGCGCCCCTCGCCGTCCGTACCGGCGGCGTCGCACTGGCCTGCGCCGCCGCGCTCCCCCTGACCTCGTGCGCGACGGGCTCCCCCGCCGAGGTGGAGACCGTCGCCGGCCCGGCCTCCGCCTCGTGCGGCCTGTTCTTCGACGACTTCGACTACGGCGGCCCCACCGACCCGGCCCTGGGCGAGCAGGGCTGGAACGTCCGCAGCCGGGCCGGCGGCCCCGGTGTGCCGGGCGCGTCCTGGGACGTCGACAACGTCTCCTTCACCGACGAGGACGGCGACTCGCTGCTGCGCCTGTCCTCGACCACGGACGGCACCCCGGCGGGCACCAGCCAGGCCGGGCTGGCCTTCGGGGAGGAGAAGTTCCACGAGGGCACCTACGCCGCCAAGGTCAGGTTCGCCGACACCCCGGCGTCCGGCCAGGACGGCGACACCGTGCTGCAGACCTTCTACACGATCACTCCCCTGGCCTTCGACAACGACCCCGCCTACAGCGAGCTCGACGTCGAGTACCTGCCCAACTCGGGCTGGGGCGCCCCGGCGGAGGCCGTCTACCTGACCTCGCACCACACCTACCAGCGCGAACCCTGGGAGGCGGACAACACCAGCGACGTGGTGGACCGCTCCTTCGAGGGGTGGCGCGACCTGGTGATCCAGGTGGACGGCGGCGTGGTCCGCTACTACGTCGACACGCGCCTGCTGGCCGAGCACAGCGGGAAGTACTACCCGTCGTCGCCGATGTCGATCAACTTCAACCAGTGGTTCATCGACATGAGCGGCCACACCGGCGGCCCGAGCACCTATGTGCAGGACGTCGACTGGGTGTACCACCAGCAGGGCGAGTCCGTGGCGCCGGAGGAGGTCGACCGACGCGTGGGCGAGCAGCGCGACGCCGGTGTCTCCCGCGTCGACGGCGTGGAGCTCGGCGGGACGTGCTGA
- a CDS encoding universal stress protein, translating into MTRPILVGADGSDAALRAVDWAAAEASRRRCGLLLLTAFAMPSAEVAFTLSEKRVRGEIDAVLDGARRRVRDTWPDVAVEQAAVLDSPATALVNRAEQAAMIVVGLRGRSAVPGMRVGSVAYRVAAHSPAPVVVVGSESRAAGERLIVAGDDGSPHGRRALAAAFDEASLRGARVRVLRAWRPVDLSAPAVVDTSEEERLERDLAPVRAEHPDVSVEARVVEEYPVTALTEAARDADLLVVGARGRHGFPRVALGATTHGLLHCAPCPLMIVHAP; encoded by the coding sequence ATGACGCGGCCGATTCTGGTGGGCGCGGACGGCTCGGACGCGGCGCTCAGAGCGGTCGACTGGGCCGCTGCCGAAGCATCCCGGCGCCGCTGCGGCCTGCTCCTGCTGACGGCGTTCGCCATGCCATCGGCCGAGGTCGCGTTCACCCTGTCCGAGAAGAGAGTCCGCGGAGAGATCGACGCCGTGCTCGACGGGGCACGGCGCAGGGTTCGGGACACATGGCCCGACGTCGCCGTCGAACAGGCCGCGGTGCTGGACTCCCCGGCCACAGCGCTCGTGAACCGCGCCGAACAGGCCGCGATGATCGTCGTCGGCCTCCGTGGGCGGAGCGCTGTCCCGGGGATGCGGGTGGGTTCGGTCGCCTACCGGGTCGCCGCGCACTCCCCCGCTCCGGTGGTCGTGGTCGGATCCGAGTCCCGGGCAGCGGGTGAGCGGCTCATCGTGGCGGGCGACGACGGCTCACCGCACGGTCGGCGAGCCCTGGCCGCGGCGTTCGACGAGGCCTCTCTCCGCGGAGCACGGGTGCGGGTCCTGCGCGCCTGGCGGCCGGTCGACCTCTCAGCGCCCGCGGTGGTGGACACGTCCGAGGAAGAGCGTTTGGAACGCGACCTGGCCCCCGTGCGCGCCGAGCACCCGGACGTATCGGTCGAGGCACGGGTCGTGGAGGAGTATCCGGTGACCGCCTTGACCGAGGCCGCGCGGGACGCCGACCTGCTCGTGGTCGGGGCACGGGGGCGCCACGGCTTCCCACGCGTGGCACTGGGGGCGACCACGCACGGTCTGCTGCACTGCGCGCCCTGTCCGCTCATGATCGTGCACGCTCCCTGA
- a CDS encoding ADP-ribosylglycohydrolase family protein: MVLPKTPTAHQDDRAAGVLLAAACGDALGVPYEFRSRLDRDQSPQMIGGGLGPYAPGEYSHDTQMAVCIAQALVDTQPVAVQDDAATPWVAGAMLRQARDLWKSGRHAAGNGSLTRTGPVALYGLHDAGETAEAARLVSELTHADPLAGDACVIWCEAIRHAVLHANFDGVRAGVALLPTERRAQWHTWLDEAESQDPHTFPDNGYVVTALQAAWSAITRTPVPANNPAKGVFAADHLRLALEAAVRAGHDTNTVAAIAGALLGARWGVSAVPWHWQRAVHGWPETTARDLIGLGVRISHHHMPDRHVWPLVDRHPRNANALTPYRVAHPHDDGVILGNLPLADLDPADLDVDAVVSLCRVGTADFAHVPARDHLRIWLIDRPGANAHGHYTLDQAARAVHGLRQEGKQVLLHCAAGRSRTPTAAARYSGLLGIDPTTAMTDVCQALAPNHPWVNFELERFVFDLAGAAQPAVAKRAWNTSTTLHSWSAQE, from the coding sequence ATGGTCCTACCCAAGACGCCCACCGCCCATCAGGACGACCGGGCCGCCGGCGTCCTACTCGCCGCCGCCTGCGGCGACGCACTCGGTGTCCCCTACGAGTTCCGCTCCCGACTCGACCGCGACCAGTCCCCGCAGATGATCGGCGGCGGCCTCGGCCCCTACGCACCGGGGGAGTACTCCCACGACACCCAGATGGCGGTGTGCATCGCCCAAGCCCTGGTCGACACCCAGCCCGTCGCCGTCCAGGACGACGCGGCCACCCCCTGGGTCGCCGGCGCCATGCTTCGCCAAGCCCGTGACCTGTGGAAGTCAGGGCGCCACGCGGCGGGCAACGGGTCGCTGACGCGCACCGGACCCGTCGCCCTCTACGGCCTGCACGACGCCGGGGAAACCGCCGAAGCCGCCCGCCTGGTCAGCGAACTCACCCACGCCGACCCCCTGGCCGGGGACGCCTGCGTGATCTGGTGCGAGGCCATCCGCCACGCCGTACTCCACGCGAACTTCGACGGTGTCCGCGCCGGAGTGGCACTCCTGCCCACCGAACGCCGGGCCCAGTGGCACACCTGGCTGGACGAAGCCGAATCCCAGGACCCGCACACCTTTCCCGACAACGGCTACGTCGTCACCGCGCTCCAGGCCGCCTGGTCCGCGATCACCCGCACACCCGTGCCCGCCAACAACCCAGCCAAGGGCGTCTTCGCCGCCGACCACCTGCGCCTGGCCCTGGAAGCCGCCGTGCGCGCCGGACACGACACCAACACAGTCGCCGCCATCGCCGGAGCCCTGCTCGGCGCCCGCTGGGGCGTCTCGGCCGTGCCCTGGCACTGGCAGCGCGCCGTCCACGGCTGGCCCGAGACCACAGCACGCGACCTCATCGGGCTGGGTGTGCGCATCAGTCACCACCACATGCCCGACCGCCACGTCTGGCCCCTGGTCGACCGCCACCCCCGCAACGCCAACGCCCTCACGCCCTACCGTGTGGCCCATCCGCACGATGACGGCGTCATCCTGGGCAACCTGCCCCTGGCCGACCTCGACCCCGCCGATCTGGACGTGGACGCCGTGGTCTCCCTGTGCCGCGTCGGCACCGCCGACTTCGCCCACGTCCCCGCACGCGACCACCTGCGGATCTGGCTCATCGACCGTCCCGGAGCCAACGCCCACGGCCACTACACCCTCGACCAGGCCGCTCGCGCCGTGCACGGCCTGCGCCAGGAGGGCAAACAGGTGCTGTTGCACTGCGCCGCAGGTCGCAGCCGTACCCCCACTGCCGCCGCCCGCTACTCTGGGCTGCTGGGCATCGATCCGACCACGGCCATGACCGACGTCTGCCAGGCGCTCGCCCCCAACCACCCATGGGTCAACTTCGAGCTGGAACGCTTCGTCTTCGACCTGGCCGGAGCAGCCCAGCCCGCCGTCGCCAAGCGGGCTTGGAACACCTCCACCACACTCCACTCCTGGTCCGCGCAGGAGTGA
- a CDS encoding ABC transporter permease, giving the protein MIGPLLADLVRYATSAAVIVVVGVLLGFRPHAGPLGLLAGVGLVLVFAWSLSWVWTTFGLLARRPESMMFIGMLVTFPLTFVSNVFVDPATLPGWLRGFVDLNPVSWLVTATRGLMHGDPVALQVGSVLLACVGIVAVFAPVTMRLYRRER; this is encoded by the coding sequence TTGATCGGTCCGCTGCTGGCGGACCTGGTGCGCTACGCGACCAGTGCCGCGGTCATCGTCGTTGTCGGCGTGCTGCTCGGTTTCCGCCCACACGCCGGTCCTCTCGGGCTGCTGGCCGGCGTCGGGTTGGTGCTGGTGTTCGCCTGGAGCCTGTCGTGGGTCTGGACGACCTTCGGGCTGCTGGCCCGCAGGCCCGAGTCGATGATGTTCATCGGGATGCTGGTGACGTTCCCGCTGACCTTCGTCAGCAATGTGTTCGTCGATCCCGCCACCCTGCCCGGGTGGCTGAGGGGCTTCGTCGACCTCAACCCGGTCTCGTGGCTGGTGACCGCGACACGCGGGTTGATGCACGGCGACCCGGTGGCGTTGCAGGTCGGCAGCGTCTTGCTGGCCTGCGTCGGCATCGTCGCGGTCTTCGCACCCGTGACGATGCGGCTGTACCGCCGCGAGCGGTGA